In Blattabacterium cuenoti, the genomic window AATAATATTCTAGCTTCATTCATCATCGTAGATGGAATACTATCTTTTGATTCATGAGTTTCTTCACGATAAATTTTATCAAATAGACTATAATATTTTCCTACAAAATGATCTCCTTTTATTTTTACACTATCAGGTGTTTCTCCTTTTCCAAACTTTTTCCAAGCTATCATAGATTTGCATATATGTATTCCTCTATCGTTAATTATTTGAATTTTTATTATTTCATGACCAACCATTTTTAATATTTCAGCTATAGATGCTCCAATGAGACTATTTCTAATATGTCCTACATGAAGGGGTTTATTAGTATTAGGAGAAGAATATTCTATAATGATTTTTTTAGATGGATATTTTAAATCATAAAAATTGGTATTTAACATTTCTTTCAGAAGATGAATATAATAATCATTTTCAAAAATAAAGTTTAAAAAACCTTTAATAATAGAAAATTGAATTAGTCCTTTTAATTGATATTGTACATAATTTCCTATATCTTTTCCAACTTTTTCTACAGGTTTTTTTAACTTTTTGGATAAAGGAAATAAAATCAAAGTAATATCCCCTGGATATTCTTTTTTAGTATATTGAAAATCCAAATCAGGATAAGAATCTAACTTATATAAAACAAATATGGATTCTTTGACTATTTTTTCTACAGATTGAAATTGAAAATGATCATTCATAGAATGATTTTTAAAAATTTTTTTTTAATTTAACCCTCCATCCAAAAGGATCATCTGATAAATTATGTTGTATATCTAACAATTTTTTCTTTAAATAAAAAGATATTCTTTTTTCTTCTGCAAGATTCGGTAAACAAAAATCGTTTCCTTTATAACTAATTGTTTGAAAATCATTTATAACAGCAGCTGTTCCACAACCAAAAGCTTCTTTCAAATTCCCTGTTTTTAACCCTTCTATAATTTCTGCAACACTTAAATTTCGTTCTTCTACAAAAAAACCTTCTTTTTCAGCTAAAGAAAGAATACTTTTACAAGTAATTCCGCTTAATATATTATCATTAGCTTTTGGAGTTATAAGTTTATTTTTTAAATAGAAAAAAACATTCATAGTGCCGGATTCTTCTATCATTGTGTGAGTAGAGGAATCTGTCCATAATATTTGATCAAATCCTTCTTCATTAGCAAGTCTAGTAGGATAAAAAGAAGAAGCATAATTACCAGCAGCTTTAGTAAATCCAACACCTCCTGATGCAGAACGGCTATATTTTTCTTCTATTTTAATTTTTAAAGGATGTTTATAATAGGCATCTGCAGGAGTAGATACAATCATAAACATGTAATCTTGAGATGGTTTAGCAGATAAAACACCATTAGTAGCAATTAGAAAAGGACGGATATATAAAGATTGGCCATAATTTTTTGGAATCCAATCCCTATCTATATCTATTAATTTTTTTAATCCATTCATGAAAATATCTTCTGGTATAATAGGCATTTCTAAACGGTTAGCAGATCTATTGATCCTTTTAAAATTTTCTTTTGGACGAAATAAAAAAACTTCTTCGTTTTTATCTTTGTAAGCTTTCATTCCTTCAAAAACAGCTTGTCCATAATGAAAAACAAGAGATATAGGGGAAAACATTATATTTCCAAAAGGTTTAATAATAGAATTTTTCCATTCTCCATTTTTAAATTCAGAACAAAACATATGATCCGAATATTGATTTCCAAATACAATATGATCAAAATCCATTTCTACAATCCTTGATTGTAAGGTTTTTTCTATTTTCATAAAATTAAAAAACATAATAACATTAGTAAAACAAATATAATAAATAATAAAACACTTAATTATCTAACTATCATGCATTATTTTTAATACTTTTTCTACTATATTTTCAACAGAAGGTTTGGAAAAATAATCTCCATCTGATCCATAAGGAGGACGATGTTCTTGAGCTGTAATGGTAACAGGTGGATAGTCTAAATAATAGTACCCATTTTGTTCTTCTAATATTTTTTGCAGTATATAAGCAGAAGCTCCTCCTGGAACATCTTCGTCTATAATCAATAATCTATTGGTTTTTTGTAAACTTTTTACAATATCTTTTTGTAAATCAAAAGGTAATAAAGATTGAATATCAATGATTTCAGAATCTATGTTCATCTTATACAGTTCCTTTGCAGCTTCATTAACAATCCTCCATGTAGAGCCGTAAGTTACCATAGTTATGTCTTTTCCTTTTCTTGTTATTTCTACTATTCCAATAGGTGTTCTGAATAAACCTAAATTTTTAGGTAATTTTTCTTTGATTCTGTATCCATTAAGACATTCAACAATCAAAGCAGGATCATCTCCAGACAATAAAGTGTTATAAAATCCAG contains:
- a CDS encoding branched-chain amino acid aminotransferase; amino-acid sequence: MKIEKTLQSRIVEMDFDHIVFGNQYSDHMFCSEFKNGEWKNSIIKPFGNIMFSPISLVFHYGQAVFEGMKAYKDKNEEVFLFRPKENFKRINRSANRLEMPIIPEDIFMNGLKKLIDIDRDWIPKNYGQSLYIRPFLIATNGVLSAKPSQDYMFMIVSTPADAYYKHPLKIKIEEKYSRSASGGVGFTKAAGNYASSFYPTRLANEEGFDQILWTDSSTHTMIEESGTMNVFFYLKNKLITPKANDNILSGITCKSILSLAEKEGFFVEERNLSVAEIIEGLKTGNLKEAFGCGTAAVINDFQTISYKGNDFCLPNLAEEKRISFYLKKKLLDIQHNLSDDPFGWRVKLKKNF